One genomic region from Argentina anserina chromosome 2, drPotAnse1.1, whole genome shotgun sequence encodes:
- the LOC126783319 gene encoding probable plastid-lipid-associated protein 8, chloroplastic, which produces MAAALASSLALSSSTLRGGSDPLKPKLPSLCAKPTNLGLAVSRQSHSLGRKTLRISATISVSSPELRTGPAELAATILSLVINSDRGVLLKKEHHKEVAQVAEALKSYCVSEPVTCPLIFGDWDVLYCSVPTSPGGGYRSALGRLFLKTKEMIQVIEAPDIVKNQVSFSVFGFLDGEVSLTGKLKALDGEWVQVIFEPPELKVGPFDFRYGGESEVKLQITYIDENIRLGKGSRGSLFVFRRMG; this is translated from the exons ATGGCTGCTGCTCTTGCTTCTTCACTGGCCTTATCGTCCTCCACACTCAGGGGAGGCTCCGATCCCTTGAAACCCAAGCTCCCTAGTCTCTGCGCAAAACCCACAAACTTGGGCTTAGCTGTTTCGCGCCAATCTCATTCTCTTGGCCGCAAAACGCTGAGGATCTCGGCTACTATCTCGGTTTCAAGCCCCGAATTACGGACCGGGCCCGCTGAGCTCGCGGCTACTATACTTTCTCTG GTGATAAATTCGGATAGAGGCGTTTTGCTGAAGAAGGAACATCACAAGGAGGTAGCTCAAGTGGCCGAGGCGTTGAAGAGTTACTGTGTTAGTGAACCAGTGACATGCCCTCTTATTTTCGGAG ATTGGGATGTGCTGTACTGTTCGGTGCCAACATCGCCTGGAGGTGGCTATAGGAGTGCACTGGGTCGCCTGTTTTTGAAAACAAAGGAAATGATTCAAGTTATTGAAGCTCCTGACATTGTCAAGAACCAGGTGTCCTTCTCTGTTTTTGGGTTCTTGGATGGAGAGGTCTCTTTAACAG GAAAGTTGAAGGCTCTGGATGGTGAATGGGTTCAAGTCATATTTGAGCCACCAGAATTGAAGGTTGGACCTTTTGACTTCCGATATGGCGGTGAGAGTGAGGTTAAGCTCCAGATCACATACATAGATGAGAACATCAGGCTGGGGAAAGGTTCTAGAGGTTcactatttgttttcagaaGAATGGGGTGA
- the LOC126784576 gene encoding glycosyltransferase BC10-like, which produces MSKSRSRTQLKRQKWIIALACVVSVFLITAYFYPSQSSSTCYLFSSPNCSGMFGKAPPTPTRELTDDETASEVVVKEILKTPPLQSKNPKIAFMFLTPGTLPFEELWENFFQGHEDKFSVYVHASKQKPIHVSRYFVDRDIHSEQVVWGKFSMVEAEKRLLANALLDPDNQHFVLLSDSCIPLHSFDYVYNYLMYTNVSFIDCFVDPGPHGTGRYSEHMMPEVEKQEFRKGSQWFTMKRQHAIVMMADSLYYTKFKLHCRPNMDGRNCYSDEHYLPTFFRMKDPSGLANWSVTFVDWSEGKWHPRAFRTQDVSYDLLRNITSIAESTHVTSDEKRTLLSAPCMWNGMKRPCFLFARKFYPETLGKLMHLFSNYTKV; this is translated from the exons ATGTCCAAGTCAAGGTCTCgtacacaattgaaaagacaAAAATGGATAATTGCATTGGCTTGCGTCGTCTCCGTTTTTCTGATCACTGCTTATTTCTACCCGTCGCAAAGCTCTTCCACATGctatctcttctcttctcctaATTGTAGTGGGATGTTTGGCAAGGCTCCTCCTACTCCTACAAGGGAACTAACTGATGATGAGACTGCATCTGAAGTTGTAGTCAAGGAGATTCTAAAGACTCCTCCTCTTCAGTCGAAGAATCCGAAAATTGCTTTCATGTTCTTGACTCCGGGCACTTTACCTTTCGAGGAGTTATGGGAAAATTTCTTTCAG GGCCACGAGGACAAATTCAGTGTTTATGTACATGCGTCTAAGCAGAAACCAATACATGTGAGCCGCTATTTTGTCGATAGAGATATACATAGTGAACAG GTTGTTTGGGGGAAGTTTTCAATGGTTGAGGCAGAAAAGAGACTCTTGGCTAATGCACTTTTAGATCCTGATAACCAACATTTTGTTCTGCTGTCTGATAG CTGCATACCACTGCATAGCTTCGATTATGTATATAACTATCTCATGTACACAAATGTCAGCTTTATAGATTG TTTTGTGGATCCTGGTCCGCATGGAACTGGGCGATATTCTGAGCATATGATGCCTGAAGTTGAAAAGCAGGAATTTCGAAAGGGTTCACAG TGGTTCACTATGAAGAGGCAACATGCAATTGTTATGATGGCTGACAGTCTATACTATACCAAGTTCAAGCTTCACTGCAGG CCGAACATGGATGGCCGCAATTGCTATTCGGACGAGCATTACCTGCCGACCTTCTTTCGG ATGAAAGATCCTTCTGGTCTTGCAAATTGGTCAGTAACATTTGTCGATTGGTCTGAAGGAAAATGGCATCCAAGAGCATTTAGAACACAGGATGTTAGTTATGATCTTCTTAGGAACATCACG TCCATTGCTGAAAGCACACATGTGACAAGTGACGAAAAG AGAACACTACTGAGCGCTCCTTGCATGTGGAATGGGATGAAGCGACCATGTTTCTTGTTTGCCAGAAAGTTCTATCCTGAAACTCTGGGAAAACTGATGCACCTTTTCTCCAATTACACAAaagtttga